A single window of Plasmodium reichenowi strain SY57 chromosome 12, whole genome shotgun sequence DNA harbors:
- a CDS encoding hypothetical protein (conserved Plasmodium protein, unknown function), which produces MSRKLNILKAKLPKAPTGRRPIGYRGNHQHGKSLYDPVYPTTKIPTSLIPRYPIDWRNGGRFLLCVGMRRIENRIIKKMKDSLNFNMSECKICNDNCVKIYNRCLCAWYCKYKYRHVYKCDGLLIDYKGTIKTDKPIFTLKKEVGIKNKKSMIEYIYNEDKHIFELNEKEDIYKKFYKKIQTSAFSEEKSVPEEFSDSENTDSDED; this is translated from the exons atgtcCAGGAAGTTAAACATTTTAAAGGCAAAATTACCCAAAGCACCAACGGGTAGAAGGCCCATTGGATATAGGg GCAATCACCAACATGGAAAGTCCTTGTATGACCCAGTGTACCCAACAACaaag ATTCCTACGAGCTTAATCCCAAGGTATCCAATTGATTGGAGAAATGGTGGAAGgtttttattatgtgtGGGAATGAGAAGAATAGAGAATagaataattaaaaaaatgaaagatAGTTTAAACTTTAATATGAGTGAATGCAAAATATGTAATGATAATTGtgtaaaaatttataatcGATGTTTATGTGCGTGGtattgtaaatataaatatcgACATGTTTATAAATGTGATGGTTTATTAATTGATTATAAAGGTACAATCAAGACGGACAAACCAATTTTcacattaaaaaaagaagtaggaataaaaaataagaaatctatgattgaatatatttataatgaagacaaacatatttttgaaCTGAATGAGAAGGAAgatatttacaaaaaattttataaaaaaatacaaacaTCTGCTTTCTCTGAAGAGAAGAGTGTTCCAGAAGAATTTAGTGATTCAGAAAATACTGACAGTGACGAGGATTAA
- a CDS encoding sentrin-specific protease 1 yields MNFYKLKKKGEEDYDRYISNKEKKKKVDKNFLYEDDYIHIRKSRDRKSEVSINNEEYVLKKKKNSNIYESKRDNSLMGMNNINNKIYKDKMNKHISNHKKNHNKNIHKNNHEESNSGGFIWNYMKNIYSSVTSAVKNNIFTNDKHNNMNDISSLKKKHISNNSRLIDKNLKKNKNNRDLHFNEYKYDYVKEKFKDNISSYDKRHEQNYKKIYQHDDDHDEYQDEYQDEYQDEEKKKEIEKYKKKKGNNTYYDFSENDFKFLFKSDNEDFNDNNINYENNLSHMNIVREDDKIKNTLYNDIAHHTDEYIYMDIKKKKKSQLINKNIHQDNIIEHDKSKQKNGLLEDTIFNHKKSHSNLHRGVRQKEYHDNKNNNKNNNKNNNDDNNNNDSNNNNNDNNNNNNNNRTHSLFNKKGRHSSNNLYKIDDKNDFFLHSSDEEQDKKYKMNLEVKKEKTKNHVILLNENYDGKQGMDNMKPSKSSVRNINTIHNDLNKEDEIMFKTNTQNHNSTEKLYYEHIFEEINKHTNDTQHFKENTSNAVTNVMKDTNEKINNIDNHITYKNSDIQNEKDSNVECDMSFNKCDQHDFLNMTTPITDNGTNDLHNINSNNYSRNLNKEDVFNDEAIKDNDALKKLRYEYKNLINIIDSFIDETLNYDLDKNSPVSKLHLDEKNDKMCNESKDHYLNNKNNFKDNDAHDVHNNIDDDFKNSLKFIEDTSSEDTNKYVILKYDEDSLIEALEKLRIDKKKKDKLIKLKDKYQEDIEKDAYNDEKKKKKIDKNIFFKCSKKEYYEKAIIILNEKIENRVLIEKFNVPLLYSQIKCLIDTRWLNDEVINFYLSMLQEYNEQHTKNNSLTFIPKIFTFSTFFFQSLNFNGSYNYSKVSRWTKRKQVDIFSFDLILIPLHVGGNHWTLGSIHMKDKKICLYDSLNGSNKKFFEYMRRYIVDEMKDKKQKDLDISLWTYSKEGVSEKGIPHQENGYDCGVFTCMFAKCLSFNREFDFNQRDIKDIRLKMTYEISQGCLVF; encoded by the exons atgaacttttataaattaaaaaaaaaaggagaGGAAGATTATGATAGATATATAAgtaataaagaaaaaaagaaaaaggttgataaaaattttttatatgaagatgattatatacatattagGAAATCAAGGGATCGAAAAAGTGAAGTatcaataaataatgaggagtatgtattaaaaaaaaaaaaaaattctaatatatatgaaagTAAACGTGATAATAGTCTGATGGgaatgaataatattaataataaaatatataaagataaaatgaataaacatatatctaatcataaaaaaaatcataataaaaatattcataaaaataatcatgAAGAATCTAATTCAGGAGGATTTATTTGGAACTacatgaaaaatatttattcttcTGTTACCTCAGCTGttaagaataatatttttacgAATGAcaaacataataatatgaatgacatatcttctttaaaaaaaaagcacATATCTAATAATTCAAGGTTGATTGATaagaatttaaaaaaaaataaaaataatagagatttacattttaatgaatataaatatgattatgtaaaggaaaaatttaaagataacatatcatcatatgataaaagacatgaacaaaattataaaaaaatatatcaacaTGATGATGATCATGATGAATATCAAGATGAATATCAAGATGAATACCaagatgaagaaaaaaaaaaagaaatagaaaaatataaaaaaaaaaaaggtaatAATACGTATTATGATTTTTCAGAGAATgattttaaatttttatttaaatcggataatgaagattttaatgataataatataaactatgaaaataatttaagtCATATGAATATTGTAAGGGAAGATGacaaaataaagaatacattatataatgatatagCACACCACACtgatgaatatatatatatggatattaagaaaaaaaaaaaaagtcaacttataaataaaaatattcatcaagataatattattgaaCACGATAAGTCTAAACAAAAGAATGGACTTCTTGAGGACACCATTTTTAATCATAAGAAAAGTCATTCGAATCTTCACAGAGGTGTAAGGCAAAAGGAATAccatgataataaaaacaataataaaaacaataataaaaacaataatgatgataataataataatgatagtaataataataataatgataataataataataataataataatcgTACACATTCCTtgtttaataaaaaaggtaGACACTCATCTAACAACTTATACAAAAtagatgataaaaatgatttcTTCCTACACTCTTCAGATGAAGAACAGgataagaaatataaaatgaatttagaagtaaaaaaagaaaaaactAAGAACcatgttatattattaaatgagAATTATGATGGAAAACAAGGTATGGATAATATGAAACCTTCAAAAAGCAGTGttagaaatataaatactaTCCACAATGATCTTAATAAAGAAGACGAAATAATGTTCAAAACAAATACACAAAATCATAATTCTACAGAAAAACTATATTATGAACATATTTttgaagaaataaataagcACACAAATGATACACAACATTTCAAAGAAAATACATCTAATGCTGTAACAAATGTAATGAAGGACACAAAcgaaaaaattaataatatagataatcatataacatataaaaatagtgatatacaaaatgaaaaagattCAAATGTGGAATGTGATATgtcttttaataaatgtGATCAACatgattttttaaatatgacCACTCCTATAACGGACAATGGTACTAATGATcttcataatattaatagtaataaCTATTCAAGAAATTTAAACAAAGAAGATGTTTTTAATGACGAAGCTATTAAAGATAATGATgcattaaaaaaattaagatatgaatataaaaacttaattaatataatcGATTCATTTATTGATGAAACACTAAATTATGATCTAGATAAAAATTCTCCTGTTTCTAAATTACATTtagatgaaaaaaatgacaAAATGTGTAATGAAAGTAAGgatcattatttaaataataaaaataattttaaagaTAATGATGCTCATGATGTACACAATAATATAGATGATGACTTTAAAAATAGCTTGAAATTTATTGAGGATACATCATCAGAagatacaaataaatatgttatcttaaaatatgatgaaGACTCTTTAATTGAAGCTTTAGAAAAATTACGaattgataaaaaaaagaaagataaactaataaaattaaaagataaatatcAAGAGGATATAGAAAAAGATGcatataatgatgaaaaaaaaaaaaaaaaaattgataaaaatatattttttaaatgtagTAAAAAAGAATACTATGAAAAAGctataattatattaaatgaaaaaattgaaaatcGAGTTTTAATTGAAAAATTTAATGTACCCTTATTATATTCACAAATTAAATGCCTTATAGATACCAGATGGTTAAATGACGAAGTAATCAATTTCTATCTAAGTATGTTACAAGAATATAATGAACAacatacaaaaaataattctcTTACATTTATACCGAAAATTTTTACTTTTagtacttttttttttcaatctttaaattttaatggatcatataattatagCAAAGTCTCAAGATGGACCAAAAGAAAACAAGttgatatattttctttcgATTTAATTCTTATACCTTTACACGTGGGTGGAAACCATTGGACTCTTGGTTCTATCCATATGAAagacaaaaaaatatgtttatatgaTTCTTTGAATGGatcaaataaaaagttttttgaatatatgAGAAGATATATAGTTGACGAAATGAAGgataaaaaacaaaaggATTTGGACATATCCTTATGGACTTATAGTAAAGAGGGCGTTTCTGAG aAAGGAATTCCGCATCAGGAGAATGGATATGATTGTGGTGTGTTTACGTGTATGTTTGCAAAGTGTTTAAGTTTTAACCGGGAATTTGATTTTAATCAAAGAGATATAAAGGACATTCGATTAAAAATg ACTTATGAGATATCTCAAGGTTGTTTAGTATTTTAA
- a CDS encoding hypothetical protein (conserved Plasmodium protein, unknown function) has translation MLFLYKRIHTLNIILKNICKSENHLLHSSYLTIKRIEKRAYTNNVKRRTDDYILNVLENYGVGLNKIGNFIVVKEDMNLLYERIILNPVNYERVIEFIQMLEKNNLRQDFDIYYYEDCLRNIKLNRDQNKKEIFINIKEILEKGKKIKNDEKKNYLEKQNIQSLYYYNIQRYQHNKDPSSFLIDRRRLTKEEYIYQFISSILPYICFSFMLFFPHILICLYIPYIKKKNEKQKELCKILQLKQSIHSFKDIKPENILQIIDNNVKTVVFFYNHNIFLNMYIKSLMVDLSKIFKYNSIPVNIVGIDVSKYNIQFNVLKDFNHNLFPLLYFILPYHYDNDSAVLKIEEPLTTENILLQLMDFVHIPKGTFDQIKDLNRISSKLKKCIFEHDIMNKNKGDILYDYGCEVAHLSCLKNNNKLSFY, from the exons ATGCTTTTCCTTTATAAACGCATACATACTCTTAACATTattcttaaaaatatatgtaaaagCGAAAATCACCTTTTGCACTCCTCCTATTTGACCATTAAGAGAATAGAAAAAAGAGcatatacaaataatgtaaaaagaagaacagacgattatattttgaatgTACTAGAGAACTATGGTGTTGGTTTAAACAAGATAGGTAATTTTATTGTTGTTAAAGAAGATatgaatttattatatgagAGAATTATATTGAATCCTGTGAATTATGAAAGAGTTATTGAATTTATACAAATGTTAGAGAAGAATAATTTACGTCAGGATTTcgatatatattattatgaagaTTGTTTAaggaatataaaattaaatagagatcaaaataaaaaagagatctttataaatataaaggaAATATTAGAGAAggggaaaaaaataaaaaatgatgaaaaaaaaaattatctggaaaaacaaaatattcaatcattatattattataatatacaaagatatcaacataataaagacccatcatcttttttaatagaTAGAAGAAGATTAACTaaagaagaatatatatatcaatttATATCAAGCATATTaccatatatatgtttttctttcatgttatttttcccacatatattaatatgtttatatataccatatattaaaaagaaaaatgaaaaacaaaaagaattatGTAAAATTTTACAATTAAAACAAAGTATACATTCttttaaagatataaaacCAGAAAACATATTACAAAttattgataataatgtaaaaaCTGTAGTGTTCttttataatcataatatattcctaaatatgtatataaaatcatTAATGGTAGATTTATCTAAAATTTTCAAATATAATTCTATACCCGTGAATATTGTGGGCATTGATGTgtcaaaatataatatacaatttaatgttttaaaagattttaatcataatttatttcctctcctttattttattttgcCTTATCATTATGACAATGATAGTGCTGTTTTAAAAATTGAAGAACCATTAACAACGgaaaatattcttttgCAGCTCATGGATTTTGTGCATATTCCCAAAGGTACATTCGATCAAATAAAG gACTTAAATAGGATTAGTAGTAAActaaaaaaatgtatatttgAACATGATATTATGAACAAGAATAAAGGAGATATTCTTTACGATTATGGTTGTGAAGTTGCACATTTATCTTGtttaaagaataataacaaattatctttttattaa
- a CDS encoding homocysteine S-methyltransferase, putative — MRKDLYTLDGGRISELGRLGYENFDFLSYEMNEENENNDNMISILENIHLSYLLGGCNIIGTNTFQVNLYSFQKLGIDNGEEILSKYINIAYNSLLKYEEIKRKSKDDINVLLNPRNKNISVYDYLSSYHNIRKKYDILHEKDVSFNIDNYLKDIKIEQSIGDNKYRKFNKNINNYISFSNGPYSSTFADFSEYSGVMQKNKENKNGKKKKKMKKNKEKKEEKKKKNMSEYYQLDKNIIKNKNNIDRNIKKSINYKAYYKYSLYYDIQMNISNVNSYGREKYNPIEIVPKMKKKIQNINCTKKEETNIINTHNNNNNDNIFFNKKLFNYGIEYYIDVSDQEIISNCLFKLNTFCKNSDKLHFFSLTTFSNIREVLTFYNCIKYYGSTFNNKVIINFFCNSWKYVGCSNYSFFDIVSILLYLDSYNKYIKAIGLNCVNIEYVYDLFYPFQKYICPYNNINTNLYHSQNIQMNNIVKHLMNDLKKNRYINDINFFCSPNKSLELVSFDDQNGDVHFHNSANKTNHVYNYIGKWINVHVNGFGGCCYYNPYDISLINYKINELL, encoded by the coding sequence ATGAGAAAAGATTTGTACACTTTGGATGGAGGTAGGATTAGCGAATTAGGTCGTCTTGGGTACGAAAATTTCGATTTTTTATCCTATGAAATgaatgaagaaaatgaaaataatgataatatgataTCTATATTAGAGAATATTCATTTAAGTTATTTATTAGGTGGTTGTAATATTATAGGTACTAATACATTTCAAGTTAATTTATATAGTTTCCAAAAGTTAGGTATTGATAACGGAGAAGAAATTTtaagtaaatatattaatatagCATATAATAgtcttttaaaatatgaagaaataaaaagaaaaagtaaagatgatataaatgtattacTTAATCctagaaataaaaatatatctgTTTATGATTATTTGTCTTCTTATCATAacataagaaaaaaatatgacaTTTTACATGAAAAAGATgtttcatttaatatagacaattatttgaaagatataaaaattgaACAAAGCATAGgagataataaatatagaaaatttaataaaaatataaataattatatttctttttctaatGGACCTTATAGTAGTACTTTTGCAGATTTCAGTGAATACTCAGGTGTAATgcaaaaaaataaagagaACAAAAatgggaaaaaaaaaaaaaaaatgaagaaaaataaagaaaaaaaggaagaaaaaaaaaaaaaaaatatgagCGAATATTATCAACTTGATAAAAACATtattaagaataaaaataatattgataggaatataaaaaaatctattaattataaagcatattataaatattctttatattatgatatacAAATGAATATATCAAATGTTAATTCTTATGGTcgagaaaaatataatccTATAGAAATTGTACCcaagatgaaaaaaaaaattcaaaatataaattgtACTAAAAAGGAGGAgacaaatataataaatacacacaataataataacaatgataacatattttttaataaaaaattatttaattatggaatagaatattatatagatGTAAGTGATCAAGAGATTATATCAAACTGTCTATTCAAATTAAATACATTTTGTAAAAACAGTGATaaattacattttttttctttaacaactttttcaaatataagAGAAGTAttaacattttataattgtataaaatattatggatccacatttaataataaggttattataaattttttttgtaacAGTTGGAAATATGTAGGATGTTCAAActattctttttttgatattgtaagtattttattatatctagATTCttacaataaatatattaaagcTATAGGGTTAAATTGTGTAAATATAGAATATgtatatgatttattttatccctttcaaaaatatatatgtccatataataatattaataccAATTTGTATCACAGTCAAAATATTCAAATGAATAACATTGTAAAACATCTAATGAATGaccttaaaaaaaatagatatataaatgacattaattttttttgttcacCTAATAAATCTTTAGAACTGGTCTCATTTGATGATCAAAACGGAGATGTGCATTTTCATAATTCAGCAAATAAGACAAATCATGTATACAACTATATTGGAAAGTGGATAAATGTGCATGTAAATGGTTTTGGTGGGTGTTGCTATTATAATCCGTACGATATATCTTTGATTAATTACAAAATTAATGagttattataa